One window of Haloarcula salinisoli genomic DNA carries:
- a CDS encoding DUF7437 domain-containing protein: protein MSRPSTHADGDIVRDFLSIADLLEEPQLAQLYAYLARADEATVQDVMDELDLAQGTAYNYVNRLVDAGVVAVTHDEQPRRYAAEKIDLTVSTAAGDREYTITPALIDAVGRRQTNADIDTYIDRHGVAGLATALTYAVARDRGEVTHRLMASDLDISPLAAEMILQALRPVVHEYYDIEDTGAGLEELDVGSGAADDA from the coding sequence GTGTCACGTCCCTCAACCCATGCCGATGGCGACATCGTCCGCGACTTCCTCTCGATCGCGGATCTCCTGGAGGAGCCACAGCTGGCCCAGCTGTACGCTTACCTCGCTCGTGCAGACGAGGCGACCGTGCAGGATGTGATGGATGAACTCGATCTTGCCCAGGGGACGGCCTACAACTACGTCAACCGGCTCGTCGACGCCGGCGTCGTTGCGGTTACCCACGATGAGCAACCACGACGGTACGCCGCCGAAAAAATCGACCTGACCGTGTCAACGGCAGCCGGGGACCGCGAGTACACGATCACGCCGGCGCTAATCGACGCGGTGGGCCGACGCCAGACAAACGCCGACATCGACACCTACATCGACCGTCACGGCGTCGCCGGGCTCGCGACGGCGCTCACCTATGCTGTCGCTCGCGACCGCGGCGAGGTGACCCACCGACTGATGGCTTCGGACCTCGATATCTCGCCGCTGGCGGCGGAGATGATTCTCCAAGCACTCCGCCCCGTCGTCCACGAGTACTACGACATCGAGGACACAGGGGCGGGGCTTGAGGAGTTGGACGTCGGCAGTGGCGCCGCTGACGACGCGTGA
- a CDS encoding type II toxin-antitoxin system HicB family antitoxin: MSSGREIRLTDDPESEYWVAKDIETGVASQGQTREQALENLDEAVEGYHGAGREPTEAELKELGIDPDENTSGSELPDVLK; this comes from the coding sequence ATGAGTTCCGGCCGGGAGATTCGACTTACAGACGACCCAGAGAGCGAGTACTGGGTTGCCAAAGACATCGAAACGGGCGTCGCCAGCCAGGGACAAACCCGCGAGCAGGCGCTCGAAAATCTTGATGAGGCAGTCGAGGGATATCACGGGGCCGGACGGGAGCCAACCGAAGCAGAACTCAAAGAGTTGGGTATCGACCCCGACGAGAACACGTCCGGTAGCGAGCTTCCAGACGTTCTAAAGTAA
- a CDS encoding DUF6036 family nucleotidyltransferase, protein MRARFDSSYIRAELERIGQQLDTPLTVFLIGGGSMAFRGLKETTKDIDLIVSSGDDLSQLQAALLELGYVIVQEPDEEYEELGAQRILENDDGCRIDVFNRQVIGKLILSSGIRERSERYLDPGHLVVELVSPEDIFLFKAVAGRVDDIEDMFSLIQTGLDFDIVESELETQVELLEQELFVTYVNEALADLTEEHNVTTPLHDPVTEITERVYEELEVLHALDEPKSVADLEHDLDWPAADIREIVGRLEGKNAVAVIDGRVERRSTSI, encoded by the coding sequence ATGAGGGCGCGCTTCGATAGCTCGTACATCCGCGCAGAACTCGAGCGTATCGGCCAGCAGTTGGACACCCCACTCACCGTCTTCTTAATTGGCGGTGGGTCAATGGCATTTCGCGGACTCAAAGAGACGACCAAAGATATCGACCTTATCGTCTCCTCGGGCGACGATCTGAGTCAGCTACAAGCAGCACTGCTTGAGCTGGGATACGTTATCGTCCAGGAGCCGGACGAAGAGTACGAAGAACTCGGTGCCCAGCGCATCCTCGAGAACGATGATGGGTGTCGCATCGATGTCTTCAACCGGCAGGTGATCGGCAAACTGATTCTTTCTTCAGGCATTCGTGAGCGGAGTGAGCGGTATCTCGACCCGGGACATCTCGTGGTTGAGCTCGTGAGTCCAGAAGACATCTTCCTGTTCAAGGCGGTTGCCGGTCGAGTGGACGACATCGAGGACATGTTTTCGTTAATTCAGACCGGTCTCGACTTCGACATCGTCGAATCGGAACTGGAGACGCAGGTCGAACTGCTGGAGCAAGAACTGTTCGTAACGTATGTGAACGAAGCATTGGCTGATCTCACGGAAGAACACAACGTGACGACACCGTTGCACGATCCAGTTACGGAAATCACCGAGCGGGTCTACGAGGAACTCGAAGTGCTGCACGCCCTCGACGAACCAAAATCGGTGGCCGACTTGGAACACGACCTAGACTGGCCTGCAGCGGACATACGGGAGATTGTGGGACGGCTGGAAGGGAAAAACGCCGTCGCGGTAATCGATGGTCGCGTAGAGCGGCGGTCAACGAGTATCTGA
- a CDS encoding ArsR family transcriptional regulator: MLTEGEIRALTALHGEQTVSELATNLDRSLSYTSELVDQLETAGLVETRRQGKTKQIELSDAKALELLAGLTQQYTHIDWPELLSGAALRVCYFLDTPRPVTDIARHADVHRSTVHRALSPLQHRGIVYQTDDGAYALNDGFEQLSAFARELAHHVHRQTVNDQTDTYTILWESLDKFLVQTTTEITDEHFIPTGPDQFQRYDLPLLARDRRYYLYSETMSELSPELLVCHMLVIDSGARAQSYCLLLLSHVSIDRDELRAQATKYGVDDVVDDLCIYLDTSGAQRTSRLPEWEDFQELAEEYEVTL, translated from the coding sequence ATGCTCACAGAAGGCGAGATTCGCGCCCTCACTGCCCTCCACGGTGAGCAGACAGTCTCTGAACTCGCGACGAATCTCGATCGAAGTCTCAGTTATACCTCAGAACTCGTCGACCAGCTCGAAACGGCTGGCCTCGTCGAGACACGTCGACAGGGGAAAACAAAGCAGATTGAACTGTCGGACGCAAAGGCTCTCGAGTTACTGGCCGGTCTCACGCAGCAGTATACACACATCGACTGGCCAGAGCTGTTGTCAGGGGCTGCCCTCCGTGTTTGCTACTTTCTCGATACCCCACGGCCAGTGACAGATATCGCACGCCACGCCGACGTCCACAGAAGCACCGTCCACCGTGCGCTTTCCCCGCTTCAGCATCGCGGAATCGTCTACCAGACCGACGACGGTGCGTACGCACTGAACGACGGCTTCGAACAGTTGAGTGCCTTCGCTCGTGAGCTTGCCCATCACGTCCACCGACAGACTGTCAACGACCAGACCGACACGTACACCATTCTGTGGGAATCCCTCGACAAGTTCCTTGTCCAGACGACGACTGAGATTACCGACGAACACTTCATTCCGACAGGGCCGGACCAGTTCCAACGATATGACCTACCGCTGTTGGCACGTGACCGCCGATACTACCTCTATTCGGAGACGATGAGTGAACTCTCACCGGAATTGTTGGTCTGCCACATGCTCGTAATCGATTCGGGTGCACGGGCTCAGTCATATTGCCTCCTCTTGCTCAGTCACGTCAGTATCGACCGCGATGAACTCCGAGCCCAGGCCACCAAGTACGGCGTCGACGACGTCGTCGACGATCTTTGCATATATCTCGACACCAGCGGTGCGCAGCGGACATCCCGTCTTCCCGAGTGGGAGGACTTCCAGGAACTAGCTGAAGAGTACGAGGTGACGCTATGA
- a CDS encoding ABC transporter permease subunit, which yields MSWQTIARQDGHVTVGTRSGKLLLGLTALSILLSAYVYPVLGTEPITTARFGGYVRGWLTTVLPFVGVLLGYGAVVGERESGALRLSLSLPHSRLDLLFGKFCSRAGLLTGVLVGALTVAGALVVYPFGELVLGRFLVFVLLTVLFGVLWCGLGLATSLVVATRRRALVLAFGLVFLFVIVWDLVAAALRAGLDAAGVIDGRLPGPAQFLIGIEPGHVFGRVVTGLVQGEPVSGPWYLNEWVALVLLVLWSVGPLAVAYGTFVRRDIA from the coding sequence ATGAGCTGGCAGACCATCGCGCGACAGGACGGCCACGTAACCGTCGGCACCCGCTCCGGCAAGCTGCTGCTCGGGCTGACGGCACTGAGTATCCTGCTTTCGGCGTACGTCTACCCGGTTCTCGGAACCGAGCCAATAACGACCGCCCGGTTCGGTGGGTACGTGCGCGGGTGGCTCACGACAGTGCTGCCGTTTGTCGGCGTGTTGCTGGGCTACGGTGCGGTGGTGGGTGAGCGGGAATCCGGGGCGCTACGGCTCTCGCTGTCGCTGCCACACAGCCGGCTGGACCTGCTCTTCGGGAAGTTCTGCAGCCGTGCCGGTCTGTTGACTGGCGTGCTGGTGGGGGCGCTGACTGTCGCCGGCGCACTGGTCGTCTACCCGTTCGGCGAGCTTGTCCTGGGGCGGTTTCTGGTGTTCGTCCTGCTGACGGTCCTCTTCGGGGTACTCTGGTGTGGGCTCGGCCTCGCTACCTCGCTCGTCGTCGCGACCAGGCGGCGGGCGCTGGTACTCGCGTTCGGCCTGGTGTTTCTTTTCGTCATCGTCTGGGATCTGGTCGCGGCGGCACTCAGAGCCGGGCTGGACGCCGCCGGTGTCATCGACGGTCGTCTGCCCGGCCCGGCGCAGTTCCTCATCGGCATCGAACCGGGCCACGTCTTCGGGCGGGTCGTCACGGGGCTCGTCCAGGGTGAACCGGTGAGTGGACCGTGGTACCTCAACGAGTGGGTGGCGCTGGTCCTGCTGGTGCTGTGGAGCGTCGGACCGCTGGCAGTTGCCTACGGCACTTTCGTCCGGAGGGACATCGCATGA
- a CDS encoding DUF7509 family protein: MTVEITRELIADRLGRVTYDRFLFYVMGPYKSFNLNYVLSEEQRRKFDTDDLPGPLRRLFRNKDDINAAQALLRRIQGALRTDPGVNTFLALDVDIDTDDVDAVTQSIEYARCSNATAFVVPFLGHNFGVGEEAGSVLENIADTHGERLIFMHEDDVTSAMIRSAPVRWDLRVETYETEAELVAKLRRFAGGIMHRERRGELGRMG; encoded by the coding sequence ATGACCGTCGAGATCACGCGCGAGTTGATCGCTGACCGGCTTGGGCGCGTGACATACGACCGCTTTCTCTTCTACGTGATGGGACCGTACAAGTCGTTCAACCTCAACTATGTCCTCAGCGAAGAGCAACGTCGCAAGTTCGACACCGACGATCTTCCCGGTCCGCTCCGCCGACTCTTCCGGAACAAGGACGATATCAACGCAGCCCAGGCACTCTTGCGACGGATCCAAGGTGCCCTCCGAACTGATCCTGGAGTAAATACGTTTCTCGCACTCGATGTCGACATCGATACTGACGACGTAGATGCAGTGACCCAAAGCATCGAGTACGCACGGTGTAGCAATGCAACTGCGTTCGTGGTACCGTTTCTCGGCCACAACTTCGGCGTTGGCGAAGAAGCCGGCAGCGTCCTCGAAAATATCGCTGATACCCATGGTGAACGGCTGATTTTCATGCACGAAGACGACGTAACGAGTGCGATGATTCGGTCGGCACCTGTGCGGTGGGATCTGCGCGTCGAGACGTACGAAACCGAAGCCGAACTCGTGGCCAAACTACGTCGATTCGCCGGCGGCATAATGCACCGCGAACGACGGGGAGAGCTCGGTCGTATGGGGTGA
- a CDS encoding exodeoxyribonuclease VII small subunit, with translation MTETDIADKTDRIESIIEQLESGDVSLERATELKVEGDELLEELEAELDLGDGEVREQITDSISEIRFLTGNRDPQWAVAASLSRRLFDGASGLLGTVFTNSCLSHPVPR, from the coding sequence ATGACCGAGACCGACATCGCCGACAAGACCGACCGCATCGAATCGATTATCGAACAACTAGAGTCCGGGGACGTCTCCCTGGAACGGGCGACTGAGCTGAAGGTAGAGGGGGACGAGCTACTCGAAGAACTTGAGGCTGAACTCGACCTCGGCGACGGCGAGGTTCGCGAGCAGATAACCGATTCTATATCGGAAATTCGCTTTCTCACTGGGAATCGCGATCCGCAGTGGGCGGTTGCAGCGAGTTTGTCTCGTAGGCTTTTCGACGGAGCCTCAGGACTGCTGGGCACAGTATTTACGAATAGTTGTTTGAGTCATCCCGTGCCGCGATAA
- the xseA gene encoding exodeoxyribonuclease VII large subunit has translation MGTEPDATPDSDLATLQERLDTESVTFVDAMNDELATLIEDANHLGFDYLVGDVADYGPSSNGHLHFDLVHNESSIHCVCFQFRVSRLDADLEDGLQVAVKGDLSYYEDGGSVSVIVEDVVTVGGGVYQETYEQNRATLAEDGLLDPDTKQALPELPSTVGLVTSADSDAREDAVTSIHERYPDVDIIVHDSPVQGMDAMAGLMEAISVLDDDASVDVIVLTRGGGSDKHLRVFNETPLCRVIHNASTPVVVGVGHENDRTLADEVADRRVMTPTHVGGIVPEKATLVDELQTLSTRLDTTYETAVIDKLETYQRELDRAYESHVETACTELRTDLDHAYETFATERLTTLQNRLDSARDQYDERRQHRQQTAQYRRQRRLLIAALLVLGLAVAALAAYIIL, from the coding sequence ATGGGTACAGAGCCGGACGCGACACCGGACTCGGACCTCGCGACGCTCCAGGAGCGCCTCGATACGGAGTCGGTCACGTTCGTCGACGCGATGAACGACGAACTGGCGACGCTCATCGAGGACGCCAATCACCTCGGCTTCGACTATCTCGTCGGCGACGTCGCCGACTACGGACCCTCCTCGAACGGCCACCTCCACTTCGATCTGGTCCACAACGAGTCGAGTATCCACTGTGTCTGCTTCCAGTTCCGGGTGTCCCGTCTCGACGCTGACCTCGAGGACGGTCTGCAGGTCGCGGTGAAGGGGGATCTGTCGTACTACGAGGACGGTGGCTCGGTATCGGTCATCGTCGAGGACGTCGTCACCGTCGGCGGCGGCGTCTACCAAGAAACCTACGAGCAGAACCGAGCCACCCTCGCCGAGGATGGCCTGCTTGACCCTGACACCAAACAGGCACTGCCGGAGCTTCCGAGTACGGTGGGCCTCGTCACGAGCGCTGACAGCGATGCTCGCGAGGATGCAGTGACCAGTATCCACGAGCGATACCCCGACGTCGACATCATCGTCCATGATTCCCCGGTCCAGGGCATGGACGCGATGGCCGGGCTGATGGAAGCGATCAGCGTCCTCGACGACGACGCCAGTGTCGACGTGATCGTCCTCACCCGTGGCGGTGGCTCGGACAAACACCTTCGGGTGTTCAACGAGACGCCGCTCTGTCGGGTCATCCACAACGCGTCGACGCCGGTGGTCGTCGGCGTCGGCCACGAGAACGACCGGACGCTCGCCGACGAGGTAGCCGACAGGCGGGTGATGACACCCACCCACGTCGGTGGTATCGTCCCGGAGAAGGCAACGCTCGTCGACGAGCTGCAGACGTTGTCGACGCGGCTGGACACCACCTACGAGACAGCTGTGATCGACAAACTCGAGACGTACCAGCGTGAATTGGACCGAGCATACGAGAGCCACGTCGAGACGGCCTGCACCGAGTTGCGGACCGACCTCGACCACGCTTACGAGACGTTCGCCACGGAACGGCTCACGACGCTGCAGAATCGGCTCGATAGTGCCCGCGACCAGTACGACGAACGCCGGCAGCACCGCCAACAGACCGCCCAGTATCGCCGACAGCGACGACTGCTCATCGCCGCCCTGCTCGTGCTGGGGCTGGCCGTCGCAGCGTTGGCTGCCTACATCATCCTATGA
- a CDS encoding ArsR/SmtB family transcription factor, which produces MATDQTVNGDAPEDPEDLLPEESVLSLDEYLDMHTAVGHRTRYEILYRLVHSGAMSPKELEAALDIDDSTLHYHLNKLVDVGLVEKRQRTERGQDGLYTYYRATVYGEVTLTDGVDALIRGEQAFGAMYDSSTS; this is translated from the coding sequence ATGGCAACGGACCAGACGGTCAACGGGGACGCCCCAGAGGACCCGGAAGACCTGCTGCCCGAGGAGAGCGTTCTCAGTCTTGATGAGTATCTCGATATGCATACTGCTGTGGGCCACCGTACCCGCTACGAGATCCTCTACCGGCTCGTCCACAGCGGTGCAATGAGTCCGAAAGAACTTGAGGCGGCGCTCGACATCGACGACAGTACGCTCCACTATCACCTCAACAAACTCGTCGACGTCGGCCTCGTGGAAAAACGCCAGCGCACAGAGCGGGGCCAGGACGGACTGTACACCTATTATCGGGCGACCGTATACGGCGAAGTGACGCTTACCGACGGCGTCGATGCATTGATCCGTGGCGAGCAGGCGTTCGGAGCGATGTACGATAGTTCGACCAGCTGA
- a CDS encoding type II toxin-antitoxin system HicA family toxin: MVSRDFSGEDVVKVLCNVGNYELDRIRGDHYILVWDPPADHDTDARTVPVPYHDRISIGTLQEIADQAGAKDFDEFCRWIDRNR, from the coding sequence ATGGTGTCACGCGATTTTAGCGGTGAGGATGTCGTCAAAGTCCTCTGTAACGTCGGGAACTATGAGCTGGACCGTATTCGGGGTGACCACTACATCTTGGTCTGGGACCCGCCAGCAGACCACGACACCGATGCTCGCACGGTTCCAGTTCCCTATCACGACCGAATTAGCATCGGCACGCTACAGGAGATAGCTGACCAAGCCGGTGCGAAGGATTTCGACGAATTCTGCCGCTGGATTGACCGCAATCGCTAG
- a CDS encoding ABC transporter permease subunit, with the protein MSWRTIARKDLHQARRSTGIWLLAGLSVVVFVGYAVVHEYLGDPTFVGFVDGLAGVVGSTVPLLGLLLGYKSISHERASGSLFLTLSAPQSRRDLVAGTLAGRAAVLLVPTVVSLVFAGAVGAVRYGTEGLLGYPLFLFLSSLYGVAFVSLAVGLSMSTTADRRITLGALGGYVVFVPFWGSVHSFALLFLHRFDLSVLSDMPDWALLVRLLAPTEAFYRLLRAGFDIGRAARYADGPVYVDWWMGLVALLAWCVVPVALGYRRFRTADL; encoded by the coding sequence ATGAGCTGGCGGACCATCGCGAGAAAGGACCTCCACCAGGCAAGGCGATCGACGGGTATCTGGTTGCTCGCCGGGCTCTCCGTGGTCGTGTTCGTGGGGTATGCCGTCGTTCACGAGTATCTCGGCGACCCGACCTTCGTCGGGTTTGTCGACGGGCTGGCGGGCGTGGTCGGGAGCACGGTCCCGTTGCTCGGGCTCCTTCTTGGCTACAAGTCTATCAGCCACGAACGAGCGAGCGGGAGCCTCTTTCTGACACTGTCAGCGCCCCAATCCCGTCGTGACCTCGTGGCCGGGACCCTCGCCGGCCGCGCGGCCGTCCTTCTGGTGCCGACGGTCGTCTCGCTCGTGTTCGCGGGGGCGGTCGGCGCCGTCCGCTACGGCACCGAGGGGCTGCTCGGGTACCCACTGTTCCTGTTCCTGAGTTCCCTCTATGGCGTGGCATTCGTCTCACTGGCGGTCGGGCTGTCGATGTCAACGACCGCCGACCGCCGTATCACGCTCGGCGCGCTGGGCGGCTACGTGGTGTTCGTGCCGTTCTGGGGAAGCGTCCACTCCTTTGCCTTGCTGTTCCTCCATCGATTCGATTTGTCGGTTCTGTCCGACATGCCCGACTGGGCGCTGCTGGTCAGGCTGCTGGCCCCGACCGAGGCCTTCTACAGGCTCCTCCGGGCCGGCTTCGATATCGGCCGGGCGGCGCGATACGCGGACGGTCCCGTTTACGTGGACTGGTGGATGGGGCTGGTAGCGTTGCTCGCGTGGTGTGTCGTCCCGGTCGCGCTGGGCTACCGCCGCTTCAGGACGGCCGACCTCTAG
- a CDS encoding FxLYD domain-containing protein, with protein sequence MRRRSFLATIPTIAITGCSGSDIWDDQDGKTAVRVTTTPFQSGLDIVDSSYEVVSGEYVTDGYFRATVRNTRTVPIGDVTLTAKLLDSSGSTIETINLYCQTIGAGERWLAQARVIPQGGPARVAEYELAGEFQDTPAQATGLSLRESSFQISDENGRVTGIVRADTAQDVDYVKAIAKLFDPEGRILDTIYTSENDIAAGERWSFEMQTSGYDDWVNQVVNHEIVLWRAAF encoded by the coding sequence ATGCGACGGCGTTCGTTTCTCGCGACCATCCCAACTATCGCAATCACTGGCTGTTCAGGGAGCGATATCTGGGATGACCAAGATGGCAAAACCGCCGTCAGGGTGACCACCACACCTTTTCAAAGCGGACTCGATATCGTTGATTCATCGTATGAAGTAGTCAGCGGTGAGTACGTAACAGACGGCTATTTCCGGGCTACTGTCCGCAACACACGGACGGTCCCGATAGGGGACGTGACACTGACAGCGAAACTCTTGGACAGCAGCGGTTCAACAATAGAAACGATAAACCTCTACTGTCAGACCATTGGGGCCGGCGAACGGTGGCTCGCGCAGGCACGAGTGATACCCCAGGGGGGTCCAGCACGCGTAGCCGAATACGAGCTGGCCGGTGAATTCCAAGACACACCAGCACAGGCGACGGGCCTTTCGCTCCGTGAAAGTAGCTTCCAGATCAGCGATGAAAACGGGCGAGTTACTGGAATCGTTCGCGCTGATACAGCCCAAGACGTCGATTACGTCAAAGCAATCGCAAAACTGTTTGACCCAGAAGGGCGGATTTTGGACACGATATACACAAGCGAGAATGATATTGCAGCTGGTGAACGATGGTCATTCGAGATGCAGACGTCCGGGTACGACGATTGGGTAAACCAGGTTGTAAACCACGAAATCGTGTTATGGCGGGCTGCGTTTTGA
- a CDS encoding UPF0175 family protein — MPRTTATMPDDLTYLIEGAVTAGIFENKSDAIRHVVREFFEQNEQARIAAAVSLYADEAITLGTAARLADLNRFEMRDILREEGVELRLGPEDMATARDEIETARDLE, encoded by the coding sequence ATGCCCCGCACCACTGCCACGATGCCGGACGATCTGACCTATCTCATCGAGGGAGCTGTCACAGCGGGCATTTTCGAGAACAAGAGCGACGCGATCCGACACGTCGTACGGGAGTTCTTCGAGCAAAACGAGCAGGCCCGGATTGCAGCGGCAGTATCGCTGTATGCTGATGAGGCCATCACGCTCGGGACAGCTGCTCGCCTGGCTGATCTGAATCGGTTCGAGATGCGTGACATCCTCCGCGAAGAGGGTGTCGAGCTCCGACTCGGCCCAGAAGACATGGCCACAGCCCGTGACGAAATCGAGACGGCCCGCGACCTCGAATGA
- a CDS encoding winged helix-turn-helix domain-containing protein, whose protein sequence is MTETWDDVNEHVKADWKEDTTPFERLYEIVEQTHDGQSAAEIADRALVSEPTARRHCKSLVNTGFAETEQDGQTTLYKRHSDRVLMSRIRELREEVTRPELLDSIKEMKIEIRRYEDRYDVVSPEELSQQLDADETEGWDDLTAWRTTRQNLAVAQAALAYDEASHQFAV, encoded by the coding sequence ATGACTGAGACATGGGATGACGTCAACGAGCACGTCAAAGCGGACTGGAAAGAAGATACCACGCCGTTCGAGCGGTTGTATGAAATCGTCGAGCAAACACACGACGGACAATCGGCAGCCGAGATAGCCGACCGGGCGCTCGTGAGCGAGCCGACGGCCCGTCGACACTGCAAGTCGCTCGTGAACACGGGTTTCGCCGAGACGGAACAGGACGGCCAAACAACGCTGTACAAGCGACACAGCGACCGGGTTCTGATGTCCCGCATCCGCGAGCTTCGTGAGGAAGTCACTCGGCCAGAGCTGCTCGACAGCATCAAAGAAATGAAAATTGAGATACGACGGTATGAGGACCGCTACGACGTCGTCTCACCCGAAGAGCTCAGCCAGCAACTTGATGCTGACGAGACGGAGGGTTGGGACGACCTCACCGCGTGGCGAACGACGCGGCAGAATCTCGCCGTCGCGCAAGCCGCACTCGCCTACGACGAGGCCAGCCACCAGTTTGCGGTATGA
- a CDS encoding DUF7342 family protein, translated as MTDDESDSEGGLRDRQTTGEDRVRMVAQQLSEPQTVNWIADEASWSHEPTKRVLERLVDDGILHRDDSGTHTTYYPDYRRQAMQEAMRLRDSGHTVEELTDRLADMKAQVRDWEAEFGVESPNQLRGTLADGTVDADDEARRREIAREWEHLQRRIEIVGFAIREWDFLTPTTEPTEASS; from the coding sequence ATGACTGACGACGAATCAGATTCCGAGGGCGGACTCCGAGACCGCCAGACAACGGGCGAAGACAGAGTGCGGATGGTCGCTCAACAGCTGTCGGAGCCACAGACGGTAAACTGGATTGCTGACGAGGCAAGCTGGTCACACGAGCCCACCAAACGTGTCCTCGAGCGACTCGTCGACGATGGCATCCTCCATCGTGACGATAGCGGGACGCACACGACATACTATCCTGATTACCGCCGCCAGGCGATGCAGGAGGCGATGCGCCTGCGGGACAGCGGCCATACCGTCGAGGAGCTGACGGACCGCCTCGCCGATATGAAGGCCCAGGTTCGGGACTGGGAGGCCGAATTTGGCGTCGAATCACCGAATCAGCTTCGTGGGACACTCGCCGACGGCACCGTCGATGCCGACGACGAAGCTCGCCGTCGCGAGATTGCACGCGAGTGGGAGCACCTCCAGCGTCGTATCGAGATCGTCGGGTTCGCCATCCGCGAATGGGACTTCCTGACCCCGACGACAGAGCCTACCGAAGCCAGCAGCTAA
- a CDS encoding ABC transporter ATP-binding protein — protein MTVINSTGVTKQYQTTVALDRVDLVVEEGETFGFLGPNGAGKSTFINMLLDFVTPTEGSVSIFGHDCQREGVEARSRIGVLPEGYSVFERLTGRQHIEYAIRSKEAEADPIRILDRVGIRDDADRLASEYSKGMAQRLVLGMALVGEPDLLILDEPSTGLDPNGAARMREILREENDRGATIFFSSHILEQVEAVCDRVGILQDGELVAVDTIQGLRNSLGGGTKLVITVDEFTDGILAALRAMDGVETVITTDEDTIEVTCVDDVKMDILVELRDVGVDVLNFRTDEASLEDMFIEYTNASNR, from the coding sequence GTGACTGTAATAAATTCGACCGGGGTAACGAAGCAGTATCAGACGACGGTTGCGCTCGATCGGGTCGACCTCGTCGTCGAGGAGGGCGAGACGTTCGGCTTTCTGGGGCCCAACGGTGCCGGGAAGTCGACGTTCATCAACATGCTACTCGATTTCGTGACGCCGACGGAGGGGTCGGTCAGTATCTTCGGTCATGACTGTCAGCGCGAGGGTGTCGAGGCCCGCAGCCGGATCGGCGTCCTCCCGGAAGGGTACTCGGTGTTCGAGCGCCTCACCGGGCGCCAGCACATCGAGTACGCTATCCGCTCGAAGGAGGCAGAGGCGGACCCGATACGCATCCTCGACCGGGTGGGCATCCGCGACGACGCCGACCGGCTGGCGAGCGAGTACTCGAAGGGGATGGCTCAGCGACTGGTGCTCGGGATGGCGCTGGTCGGCGAGCCGGACCTGTTGATATTGGACGAACCCTCCACCGGACTGGACCCCAACGGCGCCGCACGGATGCGAGAGATACTTCGCGAGGAGAACGACCGCGGCGCGACCATCTTCTTCTCCAGTCACATTCTCGAACAGGTCGAGGCTGTTTGTGACCGGGTCGGTATCCTGCAGGACGGCGAACTCGTCGCCGTCGACACCATCCAGGGGCTGCGGAACTCCCTGGGTGGTGGCACCAAGCTCGTCATCACCGTCGACGAGTTCACCGACGGGATCCTCGCCGCCCTCAGGGCTATGGACGGCGTCGAGACGGTCATCACCACCGACGAGGATACCATCGAGGTCACCTGCGTCGACGACGTGAAGATGGACATCCTCGTCGAGCTCCGCGACGTCGGCGTCGACGTACTGAACTTCCGGACCGACGAGGCCTCACTGGAGGACATGTTCATCGAGTACACCAACGCCAGCAACCGATGA
- a CDS encoding exodeoxyribonuclease VII small subunit, which yields MTDTDIADKTDRIESIIEQLEAGDVSLERATELKAEGDDLLEALEAELDLGDGEVREQ from the coding sequence ATGACCGACACCGATATCGCCGACAAGACGGACCGCATCGAATCGATCATCGAACAGCTCGAAGCCGGTGACGTCTCGCTGGAACGGGCGACCGAGCTGAAAGCAGAGGGGGACGACCTGCTCGAAGCACTCGAAGCGGAACTCGACCTGGGTGACGGCGAGGTTCGCGAGCAGTAA